One window from the genome of Pelodictyon luteolum DSM 273 encodes:
- a CDS encoding cobyric acid synthase gives MVVQNETAHSIAVLGTASDVGKSIVATALCRIFRDAGIDVAPYKAQNMSNNSGVTPDGMEIGRAQVVQAEAARVAPTADMNPVLLKPNTDTGAQVVLQGKVSSTESAKGYFKDTSKWAAAAFESLHRLMAKHELLVIEGAGSCAEMNLYKRDFVNFRTAREAGASVILVADIDRGGVFAQVVGTLSIIPPEDRALVKGVIINRFRGDIDLFREGVEMLEAMSGVPVLGVIPYFRGFTIDAEDAVPLQAKVDPGGGPAEGRVGVAAIYFPHISNFTDLSPLEEDPSVDLHYLHRPRSLEGYRMLVLPGSKNVRGDLEWLRSMGWEEEISAFRRSGGMILGICGGFQMLGRSIADPHGLEGEPGTSEALGVLEVSTVLDKEKYLSNSRGRLHGADVAASGYEIHMGRTAVEGSCRPFLQVTERNGLPSEDTDGVVSEDGRVMGTYFHGIFDEPSLRHHFLEEADSSYTPPREEISRRLESDRSYDMLARHFSDNLDLDRLFALAGRLSPKERV, from the coding sequence ATGGTAGTACAGAATGAAACAGCACATTCCATCGCCGTTCTCGGCACCGCTTCCGACGTCGGCAAGAGCATCGTAGCCACGGCGCTCTGCAGGATATTCCGTGATGCGGGCATTGATGTCGCGCCCTACAAGGCGCAGAACATGTCGAACAACTCCGGAGTTACGCCGGATGGTATGGAGATCGGCCGTGCTCAGGTCGTGCAGGCCGAGGCGGCCCGGGTTGCGCCGACTGCCGACATGAACCCCGTCCTCCTGAAACCCAACACCGATACCGGCGCGCAGGTCGTGCTGCAGGGAAAGGTATCCTCGACCGAGAGTGCGAAGGGGTATTTCAAAGATACCTCGAAGTGGGCGGCTGCGGCATTCGAGAGCCTGCACCGGCTGATGGCAAAGCATGAACTGCTGGTTATTGAAGGCGCGGGGTCCTGCGCAGAGATGAACCTCTATAAGCGCGACTTCGTGAACTTCCGTACGGCCCGTGAAGCGGGAGCTTCGGTGATTCTTGTTGCCGACATCGACCGCGGGGGCGTATTTGCCCAGGTTGTGGGCACCCTTTCCATCATCCCTCCCGAAGACCGCGCGCTCGTCAAAGGGGTCATCATCAACCGTTTCCGGGGCGACATCGACCTGTTCCGGGAGGGCGTGGAGATGCTCGAAGCGATGAGTGGTGTGCCGGTGCTCGGCGTCATTCCGTATTTCAGGGGGTTTACGATCGATGCCGAAGATGCCGTTCCGCTTCAGGCGAAGGTGGATCCAGGAGGAGGACCTGCTGAGGGCAGGGTAGGCGTGGCGGCAATCTATTTCCCCCATATCTCCAACTTTACAGACCTCTCTCCGCTCGAAGAGGATCCGTCGGTCGATCTTCACTATCTGCACCGCCCCCGTTCGCTTGAGGGGTACAGGATGCTGGTCCTACCGGGATCAAAAAACGTACGAGGGGATCTTGAGTGGCTCCGGAGCATGGGATGGGAGGAAGAGATCAGTGCATTCCGCCGTTCGGGAGGCATGATTCTCGGTATCTGCGGCGGGTTCCAGATGCTCGGTCGGAGCATTGCCGATCCGCACGGGCTTGAAGGAGAGCCCGGCACGAGCGAGGCGCTTGGCGTTCTGGAAGTCAGCACCGTGCTGGATAAGGAGAAATATCTTTCAAATTCCCGAGGCAGACTGCATGGTGCCGATGTGGCAGCTTCAGGGTATGAAATCCATATGGGCCGTACGGCTGTCGAGGGTTCATGCCGCCCGTTCCTGCAGGTTACCGAGCGAAACGGTTTGCCGAGCGAGGATACCGACGGGGTGGTGAGCGAAGACGGACGGGTTATGGGCACCTATTTCCACGGTATTTTCGATGAACCCTCCCTTCGCCACCATTTCCTGGAGGAGGCTGATTCCAGCTACACGCCTCCTCGGGAGGAGATCAGCCGCCGGCTTGAGTCGGACCGCAGCTATGACATGCTTGCCCGGCACTTTTCAGACAATCTTGATCTTGACAGGCTTTTTGCCCTTGCCGGCAGGCTGTCGCCAAAGGAGCGCGTGTGA
- the bluB gene encoding 5,6-dimethylbenzimidazole synthase yields MEILQNARVNSTISPSERDALYKVIFSRRDVRGQYLPDAVPDDVVQRILHAAHHAPSVGFMQPWDFIVVKDMGVRQGIKDGFETAHREAAALFGGEQREKYCSLKLEGIMDAPMGICVTCDRSRSGDVVIGRTPNPEMDLYSSVCAVQNLWLAARAENLGVGWVSIVHHDHVRKVLGIPEHIVPVAWLCVGYVSFFHETPELEQAGWLPRMELKTLVHHEVW; encoded by the coding sequence ATGGAGATATTGCAAAACGCAAGAGTGAACAGCACTATATCGCCATCAGAGCGCGATGCCCTCTACAAAGTGATATTCAGTCGCCGTGATGTACGGGGACAGTATCTTCCGGATGCTGTCCCTGATGATGTGGTGCAGCGTATCCTTCATGCGGCACATCATGCCCCGAGTGTGGGCTTCATGCAGCCGTGGGATTTCATAGTCGTCAAGGACATGGGCGTGCGACAGGGTATCAAGGACGGATTCGAAACGGCACATCGGGAGGCTGCGGCACTGTTCGGCGGTGAACAGAGGGAAAAGTACTGCTCGCTGAAGCTGGAGGGTATAATGGATGCGCCGATGGGCATCTGCGTCACCTGTGACCGGTCCCGAAGTGGCGATGTGGTGATCGGGCGGACGCCAAACCCCGAGATGGATCTCTACAGTTCGGTCTGTGCCGTGCAGAATCTCTGGCTTGCCGCCCGGGCAGAGAACCTCGGGGTTGGATGGGTAAGCATTGTGCATCATGATCATGTGCGTAAGGTGCTCGGGATTCCGGAGCACATCGTTCCTGTCGCGTGGCTCTGCGTGGGCTATGTGAGCTTTTTTCACGAAACTCCAGAACTTGAGCAGGCCGGTTGGCTGCCGAGGATGGAGCTTAAAACACTGGTGCATCACGAGGTATGGTAG